The following are from one region of the Leptolyngbya sp. CCY15150 genome:
- a CDS encoding LptF/LptG family permease, with translation MDRYIMLELVLPFLFGVGLFTSLGVSVGAVFDLIRRVTESGLPIQLALEILLLNMPQFIAYSLPMSTLLATLMTYSRLAADSELVALRSCGVSVVRLVVPSIILSLVITACTFAFNEMIVPAANYQAAVTLENALNNDRLPFREENIVYQEYNPVQIEPGKRQNVLTRFFYAREFDGERMGGVTYLDLSRPDTSQIAIAQSAEWNLESNVWDFYDGTIYLVSADGRFRNIVTFEQQQITLPRTPLDLASRRRDYGEMNILESQEELALVEKTGDTDRIRKLRVRIQQKYSLPFACIALGLVGASLGSRSSRTGRATSFAISVLMIFGYYLLASITGAIAQTGAISPVLGAWLPNFLGIAVGIGLLLRFSR, from the coding sequence ATGGATCGGTACATCATGCTGGAGTTGGTGCTGCCCTTTTTGTTTGGCGTTGGGCTATTCACCTCTCTCGGCGTCTCTGTTGGCGCTGTTTTTGATTTAATTCGCCGGGTCACCGAATCTGGACTGCCAATTCAGCTTGCCCTTGAGATCTTGCTGCTGAATATGCCGCAGTTCATTGCCTATTCGCTGCCCATGTCAACGCTGCTGGCAACGCTGATGACCTATAGCCGGCTGGCGGCAGATAGTGAACTGGTGGCCCTGCGCAGTTGTGGGGTCAGTGTGGTGCGGTTGGTGGTGCCCAGCATTATTTTGAGTTTGGTGATTACGGCTTGTACCTTTGCGTTCAATGAAATGATTGTGCCAGCGGCTAATTACCAAGCTGCTGTGACCTTAGAGAATGCCTTAAACAACGATCGCCTCCCCTTTCGGGAAGAGAATATTGTTTACCAAGAGTACAACCCGGTGCAGATTGAGCCGGGTAAGCGGCAAAATGTGCTGACTCGCTTTTTCTATGCGCGGGAGTTTGATGGTGAACGCATGGGCGGCGTGACGTATCTCGATCTCTCTCGACCTGACACGAGCCAGATTGCTATTGCTCAGTCGGCAGAGTGGAACTTGGAAAGCAATGTCTGGGATTTTTATGATGGCACCATCTATCTAGTGTCGGCTGATGGGCGATTTCGCAACATTGTCACCTTCGAGCAGCAGCAAATTACCCTGCCGCGCACGCCCCTCGATCTCGCCTCTCGCCGTCGAGACTATGGTGAGATGAATATCTTAGAGTCCCAAGAAGAGCTGGCGCTGGTTGAGAAAACGGGCGATACCGATCGCATTCGCAAACTACGGGTGCGGATTCAGCAAAAATATTCTCTGCCTTTTGCCTGCATAGCACTGGGCTTGGTGGGTGCGTCCTTGGGGAGTCGTTCGAGCCGCACGGGCAGAGCCACAAGCTTTGCCATCAGCGTCTTGATGATTTTTGGGTACTACCTCCTAGCCTCCATTACGGGAGCGATCGCTCAAACGGGTGCCATATCTCCTGTTTTAGGGGCTTGGCTACCCAATTTTCTAGGGATTGCTGTGGGGATCGGGTTGCTGCTGCGGTTCTCACGCTAA
- a CDS encoding ABC transporter substrate-binding protein, giving the protein MAVLPLLTACQPGNPSNPATTTSLQPATLDEGLKLGVLLPITGDLAPVGQPMVAVLPLLVDQVNACGGVNQAPVTLIIEDTQTDPGSGMEAMSKLVEVNRVHGVVGAIASSVSSGAVDVAVRNRIPLLSPGSTSPIFTERAKEDDFRGYWARTAPPDRYQAAALAQLAIDRGYDRISTIAINNDYGVGFEQAFVNAFENLGGTVINQANPTRYDPKATTFDSEIAAAFGDSPDAVLAILYPETGSLLLRSAYQQGLTDGVQLLLTDGVKTESFPDDVGQTADGSYIVSGAIGTVPGASGTGLEALTALWEETQDTSIGAFVPHAWDAGALLILAAQAAGSHDGEAIMAELRSVAGGDGVEVSDVCEGLALLREGTAINYQGASGNVDIDEYGDVVGNYDVWTVTDEGAIAVIEQIRLD; this is encoded by the coding sequence ATGGCCGTGCTACCGCTGTTAACCGCCTGCCAGCCGGGCAATCCCTCCAATCCAGCTACAACTACCTCCCTCCAGCCAGCCACCTTAGATGAAGGGCTGAAGCTGGGGGTGCTGTTGCCCATCACCGGCGATCTAGCTCCAGTTGGGCAGCCCATGGTTGCCGTCTTGCCGCTCCTAGTTGATCAGGTGAATGCCTGCGGCGGCGTCAACCAGGCTCCCGTCACCTTAATCATTGAAGATACTCAGACCGATCCTGGGTCAGGCATGGAAGCCATGAGCAAACTGGTTGAGGTGAATCGAGTGCATGGGGTGGTGGGTGCCATCGCTAGCAGTGTCTCCAGCGGAGCCGTGGATGTGGCGGTGCGCAACCGGATTCCGCTCCTTTCGCCTGGCAGCACCAGCCCGATCTTCACAGAGCGGGCCAAAGAAGACGACTTTCGGGGCTACTGGGCCCGCACTGCCCCCCCCGATCGCTATCAAGCAGCAGCCCTGGCCCAGTTGGCGATCGATCGCGGCTACGATCGCATCTCCACGATCGCCATCAACAATGACTATGGCGTAGGGTTTGAGCAGGCATTTGTGAATGCGTTTGAAAACCTGGGCGGCACGGTGATCAATCAAGCCAATCCCACGCGTTACGACCCCAAAGCCACCACGTTTGACTCCGAGATCGCAGCAGCTTTTGGGGACTCTCCCGATGCCGTTCTAGCCATACTCTATCCAGAAACCGGTAGCCTACTGCTGCGATCGGCCTACCAACAGGGATTGACCGATGGCGTCCAGCTCCTGCTCACTGATGGCGTCAAAACCGAGTCATTTCCTGACGATGTAGGGCAAACAGCAGACGGCAGCTACATTGTGTCGGGAGCGATCGGTACTGTGCCGGGGGCCAGTGGTACCGGTCTTGAGGCATTGACCGCCCTGTGGGAGGAAACCCAAGACACGAGTATCGGTGCCTTTGTCCCCCATGCCTGGGATGCAGGTGCTTTGCTGATCTTGGCAGCCCAAGCTGCTGGCAGCCATGATGGCGAGGCGATCATGGCTGAGCTGCGCTCGGTTGCTGGGGGCGATGGCGTGGAGGTGAGTGATGTTTGCGAGGGGCTAGCGCTCTTGCGGGAGGGAACAGCGATTAACTACCAAGGAGCCAGCGGGAATGTGGATATCGATGAGTATGGCGATGTGGTCGGCAACTATGACGTCTGGACAGTGACCGACGAGGGGGCGATCGCCGTGATCGAGCAAATCAGGCTTGATTAG
- a CDS encoding cobalamin-binding protein: protein MLRSELRIVSLIPSATELVAALGLTDYLVGRSHECDYPPSVTTLPICTQPTFDPQGNSAVIHDRVTLLLQKALSVYRVKTDVLEHLRPTHILTQAQCEVCAVSLAEVEQAVAGLTTIQPKILSLQPACFSDLWDDLRRVAAMLGVSADAVVAALQERVAACAQTTQDLAESDRPSVVCIEWMEPLMAAGNWVPEQVAIAGGRSCFGKVGQHSPWLEWADLQRADPDVMVVMPCGFGLDRIRQDMHLLTQRSGWSALRAVRHNQVYLVDGNHYFNRPGPRLVDSLEILAELIHPQRFSYGYGPQTWQRWEAIASLP, encoded by the coding sequence ATGCTCCGATCAGAGTTGCGAATTGTGTCGCTCATTCCCAGTGCTACAGAACTGGTGGCTGCCCTGGGGTTGACCGACTATTTAGTAGGACGTTCCCATGAATGTGACTACCCGCCTAGCGTCACGACGCTGCCGATATGTACTCAGCCAACGTTTGATCCCCAGGGCAATAGTGCAGTGATTCACGATCGCGTCACCCTGCTGCTGCAAAAGGCTCTGAGTGTCTATCGGGTTAAAACCGATGTGCTCGAACACCTGCGCCCTACCCATATTCTCACCCAAGCCCAATGTGAGGTTTGTGCGGTGAGCCTAGCGGAGGTGGAGCAGGCGGTGGCGGGTCTCACCACGATTCAGCCTAAAATTTTGTCGCTGCAGCCGGCCTGCTTCAGCGATCTGTGGGACGACCTACGACGGGTGGCAGCCATGCTGGGGGTGTCGGCTGATGCTGTGGTGGCGGCGCTGCAGGAGCGGGTGGCGGCCTGTGCGCAAACGACCCAGGATCTGGCGGAGAGCGATCGCCCCTCGGTAGTTTGCATTGAATGGATGGAACCTTTGATGGCAGCGGGAAACTGGGTGCCAGAACAGGTGGCGATCGCCGGTGGACGCTCCTGTTTTGGCAAGGTTGGGCAGCATTCACCGTGGCTAGAGTGGGCCGATCTACAGCGGGCGGATCCGGATGTGATGGTTGTCATGCCCTGTGGTTTTGGCCTCGATCGCATCCGGCAAGATATGCATCTGCTCACCCAGCGATCGGGCTGGTCGGCCCTGCGGGCGGTGCGCCATAACCAGGTGTATCTGGTGGATGGCAATCATTATTTCAACCGTCCAGGGCCTAGGCTGGTGGATTCGCTAGAAATCTTGGCTGAACTCATCCATCCCCAACGGTTTTCCTATGGCTATGGGCCGCAAACCTGGCAACGCTGGGAGGCGATCGCATCTCTCCCGTAA
- a CDS encoding alpha/beta hydrolase codes for MSSPSAVLPPLANSVWHHCFVETNRIRLHCVTQGTGELVVLLHGFPEFWYSWRRQIPALSRHFKVVVPDLRGYNDSDKPLTGYDLDTLIADIQGLIQGLGYRKAHIVGHDWGGVIAWHFAQTLPQHLHRLAILNAPHPQQFVRDIVGNLDQLWRSWYLLAFQVPELPEWIIQQNLREFVTRLFQDLSIRKGAFTTADTEIYCAALAKPQALSAALNYYRQLMAPSAWLRQWERSPKPVTTPTLVLWGEDDHFLHKRLSQGLGALVDAPFQLKLIPQCGHWIQQEAPQTVNRELLRFLRQPF; via the coding sequence ATGTCCAGTCCCAGTGCGGTGCTGCCGCCCCTAGCCAACTCAGTTTGGCATCACTGCTTTGTAGAAACCAACCGGATCCGCCTCCATTGCGTGACTCAAGGCACGGGGGAGCTGGTGGTGCTTCTGCATGGGTTTCCCGAGTTTTGGTATTCATGGCGGCGACAAATCCCTGCCTTGTCCCGCCACTTTAAGGTTGTTGTACCCGATCTACGGGGCTACAACGACTCAGACAAACCCCTGACTGGATATGACCTCGACACGTTAATTGCCGACATTCAAGGGCTCATTCAAGGACTAGGCTATCGCAAAGCCCATATTGTTGGCCATGACTGGGGCGGTGTGATTGCTTGGCATTTTGCCCAAACCCTACCGCAGCATCTCCATCGCCTAGCGATTTTGAATGCTCCCCATCCCCAACAATTCGTCCGAGACATCGTGGGCAACCTCGATCAGCTATGGCGAAGCTGGTACCTACTTGCCTTCCAAGTGCCAGAGCTACCCGAGTGGATTATTCAGCAAAACCTGCGGGAGTTTGTCACCCGTTTGTTTCAGGATCTATCCATTCGGAAAGGTGCATTTACTACAGCAGATACTGAAATCTATTGCGCGGCTCTCGCTAAGCCCCAGGCACTCTCCGCAGCCCTCAACTACTATCGCCAACTCATGGCTCCTAGCGCCTGGCTGCGTCAATGGGAGCGATCGCCTAAGCCTGTCACCACCCCCACCCTGGTGCTCTGGGGAGAAGATGACCACTTTTTGCATAAACGGCTGAGCCAAGGATTAGGAGCCTTGGTCGATGCACCGTTTCAACTGAAGTTAATTCCTCAGTGTGGTCACTGGATTCAGCAGGAAGCCCCCCAAACCGTGAATCGGGAGCTGCTCCGATTCTTAAGGCAACCCTTTTAG